ACCGCGCGATCGGCATCCAGCAGGCGGCCCACATGGCGCATGCGGACCGCGAGCAGCTGGCGAGCCTCAACCCCTCCCTGTCTTCCCTCGTCGTCGCGGGCCGGCGCCCGATTCCGCGTGGCGTGCGGCTCAGGCTGCCGGAGTCCGGGGCGGCGGGCTTCGAGACGCGCCTCGCCGAGGCGCCGGCCGAGGAGCGGATCGAGCGGAAGGTGACTCCAGCCGTTGCCCACCGCACGGTCCGGAGCGCACGCGTTCGCCCTGCCGTGCTCACCTACCGGGTCCAGCGGGGGCAAACGCTCTCGCACATCGCCAAGCGCTACCGGGTGAGCGTGGCGAGCCTGCGCGTCACCAACGGGCTCGACAAGGCGGGCCGGCTGCGCCCCGGGCAGACCCTCCGGATTCCTCGCAGCGTCCGTCACAGCGCGGCCTGAGACCGCTCGTTTCGACCGCTTTTCGCTTCTGGTACGATCCAGGAGCGGATGCGGACCCAGCCGGTCTTCCTGCGCCTCGAGGGCAGGCGGTGCGTGGTGGTCGGCGCCGACGGCCCGGCCGCGGCGAAGGCCGCGGCGTGCCTGCGTGCCGGCGCCGAGGTGACGCTGGTCGCCCCCGCGCTGCCGGCGGCGCTGGCGACGGAAGACCGCGTCCGTCACGTCGCGCGGGACTATCGGTCCGGCGACCTCGCGGGTGCGTTCCTGGCCTACGCCTCGACCCGTGACCCCGGGGTGATCGGGCAGCTCCGCGACGAGGCCGAGCGGGAGCGGGTGCTCCTCAACGTCATCGACGTCCCGGATGCATCGACCTTCCTCTCGCCGGCGGTGCTGGCGCGCGGCGAGCTCACGATCGCGATCGGCACGGGCGGCGCGAGCCCCGGGCTGTCGGCCCGGCTCCGACGGGACCTCGAAGGCCACGTGGGGCCGGAGTACGGCCCCTTCGTCGCGATCCTCGGGGCGATCCGGCGGGCGCTCGCGCGCGAGCCGGGGCGGGCCGAGGTGCTCTCGGCCCTGCTCGACTCCTCCCTCCTGGAGCTCGTGCGGCGCGGCGCCCGCGAGGAGATCGACCGGTTGCTCGCGCGCGTCGCCGGGGACCGCCTGACGCTCGAGCGGCTCGGCGTCGCGCTCGGCGCCGAGAGGTAGACGATGGAGCTCGGGCTGCTTCGGCTCGCCACCCTTCTCTACCTCGCCGCCACGCTCGTGGCCCTCGTCGGGATCGCGGTGCGGCAGGAGCTGCCGCGCCGGCTCCTGCCCCGGCTCCTGCTCGGCGGGCTCGGCGTCCACGCCGCGGCGATCATCGTCCGCTCGGTTGCGGGCGGTCACATCGCGGTCACGACCTTCGCCGAGGCCCTGTCGTTCCTGGCCGCGGTCCTGGTGGCGATCTTCCTCGCCGTCCAGGCCCGGCGGCCGCTCGTCGCCCTCGGCGCCGTCGTGAGCCCGCTGGCGTTCGGCCTCGGGCTGGCCGCCTACGCCGCCTACAGCGGCGCCCGACCGCTGCCGCCCGTCCTCGACAGCGCCTGGCTGCCGGTGCACGTGGTGCTCGCCACGCTGGGCGACGCCGTCTTCGCCCTCGCCTTCAGCGCGAGCCTGCTCTACCTCGTCCAGGAGCGGCGCCTGAAGGCCCATCGGGGTCGCGGGCTCCTGCGCCATCTCCCGTCGCTCGAGACCCTCGACCGGGTGAACTACACGTGCCTCGTGTGGGGCCTCATCCTGCTGACGCTCGGCATCGTGAGCGGCATCATCTGGGCCCACGAGGTCTGGGGCCGCTCGTGGTCGACCGACCCGAAGCTCGTCTTCTCTCTCCTCACCTGGGCCGTCTACGTCGTGCTCCTCCAGGGCCGCATGACGGCCGGCTGGCGCGGGCGCTGGGCGGCGACGCTCACCATCGCCGGCTTCGCGGTGATCGTGCTCTCGCTGGTCAGCGTGAACATGCTGGCGCTCGGCAATCACGGGAAGGCGTTCTAGCGTGGAGCACCGCACGATCGTGCTGGTCGGCCTGAATCATCGCACGGCGCCGGTCGAGGTCCGCGAGCGGGTGGCGTTCGCCAACGGGCGGCTCGAGCCGGCGCTGCGCGATCTCGTGGCGCTCCCCGGCGTCCTCGAAGGCGCCATCGTCTCGACCTGCAACCGCGTCGAGGTGATCGCCTGCGGCGTCGACGTGGGGACGGTCGGCGGTGCGCTGCCCGCCTTCCTCGCGCGCGAGCACGGCCTCGGCGAGCCCGCGCTCGCCGGCCACCTCTACACGCACGCCGACCGGGCGGCGGTGCGGCACCTCTTCCGCGTGGCGGCGAGCCTCGACTCGATGGTGGTCGGCGAGCCGCAGATCCTGGGGCAGCTGAAGGAGCAGTACGCGCTGGCGGCGTCGGTGGGCGCCTCGGGCCGCGTGCTGCACCGCTGCTTTCACAAGTCCTTCTCGGTCGCCAAGCGCGTCCGGAACGAGACCGGCATCGCCGAGAAGGCGGTGTCGGTCGGGTCGGCCGCCGTCGAGATGGCGCGCGGCATCTTCGACCGGCTCGAGGACAAGACGGCGATGCTGGTGGGCGCGGGCGCGATGGGCGAGCTCACCGCGCGCCAGCTCCTGGCGCAGGGTGTGGGGTCGGTGCTGGTCGTCAACCGGACCTACGAGCGCGCGATGGACGTGGCGCGCGAGCTCGGCGGGATGCCCGTGCCCTTCGAGCGGCTGGCCCGCTACCTGCCGCTCGCCGACCTGGTGATCGGCACGGCGAGCGGCGACGAGTTCCTGGTGACGCCGGCGCTGGTGGACGAGGCGATGCGCGAGCGGCGCCGGCGGCCGATGCTCTTCGTCGACCTCGCGGTGCCGCGCGGCTTCGACCCCGGCGTCAACGCGATCGACGACGTCTACCTGTTCGACATCGACGACCTCGAGGGCGTCGTCGCCG
The sequence above is a segment of the Deltaproteobacteria bacterium genome. Coding sequences within it:
- a CDS encoding c-type cytochrome biogenesis protein CcsB, producing the protein MELGLLRLATLLYLAATLVALVGIAVRQELPRRLLPRLLLGGLGVHAAAIIVRSVAGGHIAVTTFAEALSFLAAVLVAIFLAVQARRPLVALGAVVSPLAFGLGLAAYAAYSGARPLPPVLDSAWLPVHVVLATLGDAVFALAFSASLLYLVQERRLKAHRGRGLLRHLPSLETLDRVNYTCLVWGLILLTLGIVSGIIWAHEVWGRSWSTDPKLVFSLLTWAVYVVLLQGRMTAGWRGRWAATLTIAGFAVIVLSLVSVNMLALGNHGKAF
- a CDS encoding bifunctional precorrin-2 dehydrogenase/sirohydrochlorin ferrochelatase; protein product: MRTQPVFLRLEGRRCVVVGADGPAAAKAAACLRAGAEVTLVAPALPAALATEDRVRHVARDYRSGDLAGAFLAYASTRDPGVIGQLRDEAERERVLLNVIDVPDASTFLSPAVLARGELTIAIGTGGASPGLSARLRRDLEGHVGPEYGPFVAILGAIRRALAREPGRAEVLSALLDSSLLELVRRGAREEIDRLLARVAGDRLTLERLGVALGAER
- a CDS encoding glutamyl-tRNA reductase; the encoded protein is MVLVGLNHRTAPVEVRERVAFANGRLEPALRDLVALPGVLEGAIVSTCNRVEVIACGVDVGTVGGALPAFLAREHGLGEPALAGHLYTHADRAAVRHLFRVAASLDSMVVGEPQILGQLKEQYALAASVGASGRVLHRCFHKSFSVAKRVRNETGIAEKAVSVGSAAVEMARGIFDRLEDKTAMLVGAGAMGELTARQLLAQGVGSVLVVNRTYERAMDVARELGGMPVPFERLARYLPLADLVIGTASGDEFLVTPALVDEAMRERRRRPMLFVDLAVPRGFDPGVNAIDDVYLFDIDDLEGVVADNKGARAREAVKAETIVDAEVDAFWRWFTSLDVVPTIVALRDKVEGIRRREVERGLTALGAADPRLPEVLERVTSAIVNKILHGPLTALRRHEAHAGEAFYVEAARRLFGLGADPDDEEE